In a genomic window of Malassezia japonica chromosome 4, complete sequence:
- the uba3 gene encoding E1 ubiquitin-activating enzyme (EggNog:ENOG503NU43; COG:O), giving the protein MTARPDAAQAQLATLLRYPLRAEAPIQNVEHAKSFLENECRVLVIGAGGLGCEILANLALSGFRHIDVIDMDTIDVSNLNRQFLFRESDIGAPKATTAAAFVERRVPGVRITPYVGRIQDKDEAYYMQFHLIICGLDSVEARRWINAMLVNMVDESHPESLKPLIDGGTEGLKGQARVILPTITSCYECSLDMLPKRTTFPICTIANTPRLPEHCIEWASVLEWPRVHPGKKLDTDNPDDIQWVLDTALTRAASFHIDGITWSLTQGVIKNIIPAIASTNAVIAAACTQEAFKIATSSAPYLNNYMMYAGNEGAYTYTFDYEKRDDCPVCGGESRTLTVQRTAPLAQVLEMLQELPDIQCKRPSIASSSGPLYFRTPAALEQATSVNLVRSLPELGVEDGEVLTVTDPHLPFVLSVGISYA; this is encoded by the exons AtgacggcgcggccggaCGCAgcacaggcgcagctcgcgacgctgctgcgctaCCCTTTGCGTGCGGAAGCGCCGATCCAGAATGTCGAGCA TGCGAAATCATTTCTCGAGAACGAGTGCCGCGTGCTGGTGATCGGCGCAGGTGGCCTGGGATGCGAGATCCTGGCGAACCTCGCCTTGTCGGGCTTCCGCCACATTGACGTGATTGATATGGACACGATCGATGTGTCAAACCTCAATCGCCAGTTCCTGTTCCG CGAATCGGACATTGGCGCGCCGAAAGCGaccaccgccgcggcgtttgtcgagcgccgcgtgccgggcgtgcgcatcaCGCCGTACGTCGGGCGCATCCAGGACAAGGACGAGGCGTACTACATGCAGTTCCACCTGATTATCTGCGGCCTGGACTCGGTcgaggcacgccgctggATCAATGCGATGCTCGTCAACATGGTCGACGAATCGCATCCCGAGTCGCTCAAGCCGCTCATTGACGGCGGCACGGAGGGGCTGAAAGGCCAGGCGCGTGTAATCCTGCCGACGATCACGAGCTGCTACGAATGCAGCCTCGACATGCTGCCGAAACGCACCACGTTCCCGATCTGCACCATCGCCAACACGCCCCGCCTGCCGGAGCACTGCATCGAGTGGGCGAGCGTCTTGGAGTGGCCGCGCGTGCACCCCGGAAAAAAGCTCGATACGGACAACCCCGACGACATCCAGTGGGtgctcgacacggcgctcacacgcgccgcgtccttcCATATCGACGGCATCACCTGGTCGCTTACGCAAGGCGTGATCAAAAACATCATTCCTGCCATTGCCAGTACGAATGCGGTGATTGCAGCGGCATGCACGCAAGAGGCGTTCAAGATCGCAACCTCATCGGCGCCGTACCTCAACAATTATATGATGTACGCCGGCAACGAGGGCGCGTATACCTATACATTCGACTacgagaagcgcgacgactGCCCGGTGTGCGGTGGCGAGAGCCGCACGCTCACcgtccagcgcaccgcaccCCTCGCACAGGTCCTCGAGAtgctccaggagctgcCCGACATTCAGTGCAAGCGCCCGTCGATCGCATCCAGCAGCGGGCCCCTCTACTTCCGAACGCCGGCCGCACTCGAGCAGGCGACCAGTGTGAATCTCGTGCGCAGCCTGCCCGAACTCGGCGTGGaggacggcgaggtgctcacCGTGACGGATCCCCACCTGCCATTTGTCCTGAGCGTAGGAATTTCGTATGCATAG
- the DYS1 gene encoding deoxyhypusine synthase (EggNog:ENOG503NTXI; COG:O; BUSCO:EOG09263H5H), whose amino-acid sequence MQDGAGATAPSGAQSAVLMRSEPVPEGTTQVSGPDFDAQHPNDLAALLDSMAAIGFQGTSVHEAVRIIEQMRTWRLENDPKYNKDDDENASLPRDDPQHASQTKCTIFLGYTSNLISSGLREVIHFLVKHKYVSAIVTTAGGVEEDFIKCLGSTYLGAFHLDGATLRKQGLNRIGNLIVPNDNYCKFEDWVMPILDKMRAEQDTAPPESDGERFVWTPSRIIARLGHEINDERSVYYWAAKNDIPVFCPALTDGSLGDMIYFHSYKNPGLTVDLVRDIRRLNDMSVKAKKAGIIILGGGVCKHQIANAMLFRNGADYAVYINTGQEFDGSDSGARPDEAISWGKIKSHANGGDAVKVYCDATIIFPLIVAATFAKAHWQS is encoded by the exons ATGCAGGACGGCGCAGGGGCCACGGCGCCTTCGGGCGCTCAGTCGGCGGTGCTCATGCGCTCGGAGCCGGTTCCTGAAGGGACGACACAGGTCAGCGGCCCAGACTTTGATGCGCAGCACCCGAACGACCTCGCTGCATTGCTCGACAGCATGGCAGCGATCGGCTTCCAAGGCACGTCGGTGCACGAAGCGGTGCGCATCATTGAACAGATG CGTACGTGGCGCCTCGAGAACGACCCAAAGTACAAcaaggacgacgacgagaacgcgtcgctgcccCGCGACGATCCCCAGCACGCGTCACAGACCAAGTGCACCATCTTTCTGGGCTACACGTCGAACCTCATTTCGTCGGGTCTACGCGAGGTGATCCACTTTCTCGTCAAGCACAAGTACGTCTCGGCGATTGTGACAacggcgggcggcgtcgaggaaGACTTTATCAAGTGCCTCGGCTCGACCTACCTCGGCGCCTTTCACCtggacggcgcgacgctccgcAAGCAGGGCCTGAACCGCATCGGCAACCTGATCGTGCCGAACGACAACTACTGCAAGTTTGAGGACTGGGTCATGCCGATCCTCGACAAAATGCGCGCGGAGCAGGacacggcgccgcccgagtcggacggcgagcgcttTGTCTGGACGCCGAGCCGCATcattgcgcgcctcggccacgaAATCaacgacgagcgcagcgtgtACTACTGGGCGGCCAAGAACGACATTCCCGTCTTTTGCCCTGCGCTCACCGacggctcgctcggcgacatGATCTATTTCCACTCGTACAAAAACCCCGGCCTGACGGTCGATCTCGTGCGTGATATCCGTCGCCTGAACGACATGAGCGTCAAGGCGAAAAAGGCAGGCATCATAATCCTCGGTGGCGGCGTGTGCAAGCACCAGATCGCCAACGCGATGCTCTTCCGCAACGGCGCCGACTACGCCGTGTACATCAACACCGGTCAGGAGTTTGACGGTTCGGAtagcggcgcgcggcccgacgaggcgatcaGCTGGGGAAAGATCAAGAGCCATGCCAATGGCGGTGACGCGGTCAAGGTATACTGCGACGCGACCATCATCTTCCCGTTGATCGTCGCCGCGACCTTTGCAAAGGCGCACTGGCAGTCATAG
- the GPI8 gene encoding glycosylphosphatidylinositol anchor biosynthesis (SECRETED:SignalP(1-24); BUSCO:EOG09262M0W; COG:O; MEROPS:MER0002477; EggNog:ENOG503NTZT) has translation MPPTRRPWARLAAVLVALLAVALGALPYLVPELFVDKGQIDALTRFFAPTDAANATAAPTRSQRAAAHTNNWAVLVCTSKFWFNYRHMANTLGMYRTVKRLGVPDSHIILMLADDAACNARNPYPGAVWPASSKDLDLYGDDVEVDYRGYEVTVPNFLRLLTGRVPAHTPRSKRLESDEHSNVFLYMTGHGGKEFLKFQDSEEISAHDLADAVEQMWEKRRYHELLFMIDTCQASSMLQPFYSPNVLAVGSSQTGQNSYSYNVDSGVGVPLIDRYTRAVLEFMEHVDRTSNKTLQDLFDSVDPAAIHSDPDVRKDLFARAMDQVRVTDFFGSVAQVELT, from the exons ATGCccccgacgcggcggccctgggcgcggctcgcggccgtgctcgtcgcaCTGCTCGCCGtagcgctcggcgctctG CCGTACCTCGTGCCCGAGCTGTTTGTGGACAAGGGCCAAATTGACGCGCTCACGCGGTTCTTTgcgccgaccgacgcggcgaacgcgaccgccgcgccgacgcgctcgcagcgcgctgcggcgcatacAAACAACTGGGCGGTGCTGGTGTGTACCAGCAAGTTTTGGTTTAATTACCGC CATATGGCAAATACCTTGGGCATGTACCGCACCGTCAAGCGGCTCGGTGTGCCAGACAGCCACATTATTCTGATGcttgccgacgacgcggcgtgcaaTGCACGGAATCCATACCCCGGCGCTGTGTGGCCTGCCTCGAGCAAGGACCTGGATCTGTACGGTGACGATGTCGAGGTCGACTACCGCGGCTACGAAGTGACCGTGCCCAACTTTTTGCGCCTGCTCACCGGCCGTGTGCCcgcgcacacgccgcgctccaagCGGCTCGAGTCGGACGAGCACTCGAACGTGTTCCTCTACATGACTGGGCACGGCGGCAAGGAGTTTCTCAAGTTTCAAGACTCGGAGGAGATTAGCGCGCACGATCTAG CCGATGCCGTGGAGCAAATGTGGGAAAAGCGGCGGTACCACGAGCTGCTCTTTATGATCGATACGTGTCAGGCGAGCTCGATGCTGCAGCCGTTCTACAGCCCCAATGTCCTGGCGGTCGGCAGCAGCCAGACGGGCCAGAACTCGTACTCG TACAATGTCGAcagcggcgtcggcgtgcccTTGATTGACCGGTACACGCGTGCGGTGCTTGAATTTATGGAGCATGTGGACCGCACGAGCAACAAGACGCTCCAGGACCTCTTTGACAGCGTGGACCCTGCCGCGATCCACTCGGACcccgacgtgcgcaaggaCCTCTTTGCGCGCGCGATGGACCAGGTGCGCGTGACGGATTTCTTTGGCTCggtcgcgcaggtcgagctGACGTAG
- the VMA16 gene encoding H(+)-transporting V0 sector ATPase subunit c'' (EggNog:ENOG503NWGS; TransMembrane:4 (n3-14c19/20o43-67i88-108o135-158i170-195o); COG:P; BUSCO:EOG09265G5C), with product MGAVAYTTLGALAAVLVYGAGYLVLTGSGNQFDVGGFLESVSPYVWANMGIAFCIGLSVVGAGWGIFITGTSILGAGVRMPRITTKNLISIIFCEVVAIYGVIMAIVFSSKISGRLENGYDGLWSPQNYMTGYTLFWGGLTVGLCNLVCGVSVGITGANAAVADAADPQLFVKILVVEVFSSILGLFGLIVGLIMTGSAEEFK from the exons ATGGGTGCGGTTGCGTATACCACACTCGGTGCCCTGGCGGCGGTGCTTGTGTACGGCGCAGGCTACCTTGTGCTTACTG GTTCCGGCAACCAGTTTGATGTCGGCGGATTCTTGGAAAGCGTCAGCCCCTATGTGTGGGCGAACATGGGCATTGCGTTCTGCATCGGCCTGAGTGTCGTCGGTGCGGGATGGGGTATATTCATTACGGGTACCTCGATCCTGGGTGCGGGTGtgcgcatgccgcgcaTCACGACCAAGAACCTGATTAGCATTATCTTTTGCGAGGTCGTCGCGATCTACGGTGTGATTATGGCGATCGTCTTCTCGTCCAAGATCTCGGGACGTTTGGAAAACGGATACGACGGCTTGTGGTCGCCGCAGAACTACATGACCGGCTACACGCTCTTCTGGGGCGGCCTCACCGTCGGCCTGTGCAACCTAGTGTGCGGTGTGTCGGTGGGCATTACCGGCGCTAACGCCGCGGTCGCGGATGCTGCGGACCCGCAGCTCTTTGTCAAGATCCTCGTGGTCGAGGTCTTTAGCAGTATTCTGGGTCTCTTTGGTCTGATCG TCGGTTTGATCATG ACCGGCTCCGCAGAAGAGTTCAAGTAG
- a CDS encoding uncharacterized protein (COG:S; EggNog:ENOG503PKZA) has translation MAEDLLRRHQSREARALANPTVDRQKSCYACAKSKARCDLGVPACERCRKRNIHCVYAPHTGNPNVRKARESGLMGQSQWTDAQSVRGSPYLSSTSPPVYPRRESTSMQWHASLPNLHMPEPAVPMNTVPTTDLSGDEPDSDSNNTIDSLDSHFTGMRWENAEPRRSFSSVSSNEDNVYPFGVPPVSNTEWPVQDTAVPSIQIPGPSNGHALFQGQSSMPQLSGGLVDMLGRPTAPPDAPPVKTEGGAENVGMPPPPSVPALSVDALAPSLRRDMPPPPRRPSDLARLSTGGLAPGNLQLSIPHTPSRLSNVATFSPSHSAMVLGHMDLSAWLDDPVVPSPLYELGACTGWSGLMSAMDVGKTPTAHSARHNERYSLKGPRPQVLSQSDEGISAPSKSTSDSDSLTPVSPVLISSVDWWSRDKGAQERFHRYMLTTSPPHGLLRENDFRTTLAMSAISRFVTYCTFLCLAEPNAPQPPFLHRHLLVTQRNTLPEPLSVARCALSALTLRLPTSERWAWTQVATELERHIHSARDLTTKLGPCFETEVPVSKSVEQQTYLDHARSFEGAMEIMALLQAIWLYVVVGAFGDALDAQSADGQARCTLTHRVWDATLLPNAIDALQSLTHLAASLVNDLQKRATPEVPGPSTQSSEISDFVWWGLCESLRRTVLASYSLLVLLRYILNATEESSSPSDSVGIATLGLSPFPATTRGTTPWASSDWRNVMAVELPAVADIFEADRAGLWRTHLDNRQHMDGSPPTLSLFHAHRPSHVDQSRSEMQFLLDSYFHQHDEFTNVCLSVLFGLTSDS, from the coding sequence ATGGCAGAGGACCTATTGCGCCGCCACCAGAGCCGCGAGGCCCGTGCGCTGGCGAACCCCACCGTGGACCGCCAAAAAAGCTGCTACGCGTGCGCGAAAAGCAAGGCGCGGTgcgacctcggcgtgccggcgtGCGAGCGCTGTCGCAAGAGAAATATCCATTGTGTTTATGCCCCGCACACTGGCAATCCCAacgtgcgcaaggcgcgcgaaTCAGGTCTCATGGGGCAGTCGCAGTGGACCGACGCACAGAGCGTGCGCGGATCGCCCTATctctcgagcacgtcgccgccggtATATCCGCGCAGGGAGAGCACGTCCATGCAGTggcacgcgtcgctccCTAACCTACACATGCCCGagccggccgtgccgaTGAACACGGTGCCCACGACTGACCTGtcgggcgacgagccggaCAGCGACAGCAACAACACGATCGACTCACTCGACTCGCACTTTACCGGCATGCGCTGGGAAAACGCAgagccgcgccgctcgttcAGCTCCGTGTCGTCGAACGAGGACAATGTCTATCCGTTTGGCGTTCCGCCAGTGTCCAACACCGAGTGGCCTGTGCAGGACACGGCCGTGCCCTCGATTCAGATTCCGGGGCCGAGTAACGGCCACGCCCTCTTTCAGGGACAGAGCAGCATGCCACAGCTCTCGGGGGGGCTCGTCGACATGCTCGGCCGcccgaccgcgccgccagacgcgccgccggtcaAGACAGAAGGGGGCGCAGAAAACGTCGGGATGCCCCCTCCGCCCAGTGTGCCCGCACTCTCGgtggatgcgctcgcgccgtcgctgcgccgcgatatgccgccgccgccccggcGGCCGTCAGACCTGGCGCGCCTCAGCACCGGCGGCCTTGCGCCGGGCAACTTGCAGCTCTCGATTCCCCacacgccgagccgccTCTCGAACGTCGCCACCTTTTCGCCGAGCCACTCGGCGATGGTGCTGGGGCACATGGACCTCTCGGCGTGGCTGGACGATCCCGTCGTGCCGTCGCCCCTGTACGAACTCGGAGCGTGCACCGGCTGGAGCGGTCTCATGTCGGCGATGGACGTCGGCAagacgccgacggcgcactcggcgcgccacaACGAGCGCTACTCGCTCAAAGGCCCGCGGCCCCAGGTGCTCTCGCAGTCGGACGAAGGcatctcggcgccgagcaagagcacgtccgactcggactcgCTAACGCCCGTCTCGCCGGTGCTGATCAGCTCCGTGGACTGGTGGTCGCGGGACAAAggcgcgcaggagcgctTCCACCGCTACATGCTCACGACATCCCCCCCTCATGGCCTGTTGCGCGAAAACGATTTCCGGACGACACTTGCCATGTCGGCCATCTCGCGCTTTGTGACCTACTGCACCTTTTTGTGCTTGGCCGAGCCCAATGCGCCACAACCACCCTTTTTGCACCGTCATTTGCTAGTGACACAACGTAATACCCTTCCCGAGCCGCTTTCTgtcgcgcgctgcgcgctcTCTGCCctgacgctgcgcctgccgacCAGCGAGCGATGGGCCTGGACGCAGGTCGcgaccgagctcgagcgccataTCCACAGCGCGCGCGATCTCACGACTAAACTCGGCCCCTGCTTTGAAACCGAGGTGCCCGTCTCGAAaagcgtcgagcagcagacGTACCTGGACCACGCCCGATCCTTTGAGGGGGCCATGGAGATCATGGCGCTCCTGCAAGCCATCTGGCTCTACGTCGTGGTCGGCGCCtttggcgacgcgctcgacgcccagagtgccgacggccaggcgcgctgcacgctgACGCACCGCGTATGggacgcgacgctgctTCCGAATGccatcgacgcgctccagtCCCTCACGCATCTCGCTGCCTCGCTCGTGAACGACCTGCAAAAGCGCGCCACGCCCGAGGTGCCGGGTCCCAGTACCCAGTCCAGCGAGATCAGCGACTTTGTCTGGTGGGGACTGTGTGAGTCGCTGCGTCGCACGGTGCTTGCATCCTACTCGCTCCTGGTCCTCTTGCGCTACATTCTGAATGCGACCGAGGAAAGCAGCAGCCCGTCGGACTCGGTCGGGATCGCGACCCTCGGCCTGTCGCCCTTCCctgcgacgacgcgcggcacAACGCCGtgggcgtcgagcgactggCGCAACGTGATGGCGGTCGAGCTGCCTGCTGTCGCAGATATCTTTGAAGCAGACCGCGCTGGCCTCTGGCGGACACACCTGGACAACCGCCAACACATGGACGGCTCGCCCCCTACGCTCTCCCTATTTCATGCGCACCGACCCAGCCACGTGGATCAGTCGCGGTCCGAGATGCAGTTCCTGCTGGACTCTTACTTCCACCAACACGACGAATTTACGAACGTGTGCCTTTCCGTACTGTTTGGTTTGACGTCGGACTCGTAG
- the ELC1 gene encoding elongin C (BUSCO:EOG09265QTV; COG:K; EggNog:ENOG503P56T) → MPAAWVTLVSDDGYRFVIDRRWAELSGTIKTMLSMDSGGFSEAESGECRLQIRGQVLEKVVEYLQWHARNTDRTEFNIKDFERKIPPELALELLMAADFLEV, encoded by the exons ATGCCGGCTGCTTGGGTGACGCTCGTGAGCGAC GATGGCTATCGCTTTGTGATTGATCGGCGGTGGGCCGAGCTGAGTGGCACGATCAAGACGATGCTTTCGATGGACTCGGGAG GATTCTCCGAGGCAGAAAGCGGCGAGTGCCGGCTGCAGATCCGCGGCCAGGTGCTCGAAAAGGTGGTCGAGTACCTGCAGTGGCACGCGCGCAACACGGACCGCACCGAGTTTAATATCAAGGACTTTGAGCGGAAAATTCCCCCAGAGCTAGCGCTCGAACT CCTGATGGCCGCCGACTTTCTCGAGG TCTAG